From one Desulfurobacterium thermolithotrophum DSM 11699 genomic stretch:
- a CDS encoding ferredoxin domain-containing protein, whose product MFEYISAVKTVAELMCCSAITAPKGKGVNLIYTKIFEKEEKDKVADLMEKIGKEKNIPFFIRDAKNVRDSLFVVFIGTEVKPRKVPFCGFCGFENCEKSAKAGAYCAYAVGDLGIAIGSAVKVASMHNIDNRVLFSFGKTAIIGGFIPSIVKLGYGIPLNVSGKNIYFDRKM is encoded by the coding sequence ATGTTTGAGTACATAAGCGCAGTAAAAACAGTAGCAGAGCTCATGTGTTGTAGTGCTATAACTGCACCAAAAGGGAAAGGGGTTAATCTTATCTATACTAAAATTTTCGAAAAGGAAGAAAAAGATAAAGTTGCTGATTTAATGGAAAAGATAGGAAAAGAAAAGAATATCCCTTTCTTTATTAGAGATGCGAAAAACGTTAGAGATTCTCTTTTTGTTGTTTTTATTGGTACAGAAGTTAAACCAAGAAAAGTACCTTTTTGTGGTTTTTGTGGTTTTGAAAACTGTGAAAAATCAGCTAAAGCAGGTGCTTATTGTGCTTATGCAGTTGGAGATCTTGGAATAGCCATAGGATCAGCAGTTAAAGTAGCTTCTATGCATAACATAGATAATAGAGTTTTGTTTTCATTTGGAAAGACTGCTATTATCGGAGGGTTTATTCCTTCAATAGTAAAGCTTGGTTATGGAATTCCTCTTAATGTATCTGGTAAAAACATTTATTTTGACAGGAAAATGTAA
- the purL gene encoding phosphoribosylformylglycinamidine synthase subunit PurL produces the protein MDREIIEQHVTWEEYQKILKILGREPNLVELGIFSAMWSEHCSYKSSRPHLKKFPTKAPWVVQGPGENAGIIMVDEEKEICAAFKVESHNHPSFIEPFHGAATGVGGILRDVFTMGARPIACMDSLRFGELNDPKMKYVTKGVVSGISHYGNCVGVPTVGGEVYFDSCYQTNPLVNAFALGIVKKDKIFYARAAGVGNPVIYVGSKTGRDGIHGATMASEEFSSEEEVEKKVNVQVGDPFMEKLLIEACLEAMKKEGIVAIQDMGAAGLTSSSVEMAARGGVGVRLELDKVPTREEGMTPYEIMLSESQERMLVVCEKGKEEEIMEVFRKWNLDACIIGEVIEEPVIRLFWHGEKVAELPIKALTDEAPVYYRPFKVPKYIKENRSYDQNKIPEPKDYNQIVKELLNSPTIASKRWIYRQYDHMVQVNTVVYPGSDAAVLRVKESKKGIAISSDCNSRYCYLNPYEGGKIAVAEAARNVACSGAIPRAITDCLNFGSPEDPEIMWQFVKATDGMADACKVLETPVVSGNVSFYNETTTENGKRAVFPTPTVVCVGVLEDVEKRMTSFFKDEGDVIVLLGENIGNVSGSEYQKLIEGEFKGQGQTIDLAFEKALQKAVIEAIEKGLIKSAHDVSEGGIAINLFESAFEKELGFEVELEDDLRTDFLLFGEDQSRIVVTTSEDKLKELLPFFEKKVVPAKKIGIVTSSGRGIIRHKGKEVVNLSVKECKEIYENSLERKLLS, from the coding sequence ATGGACAGAGAAATTATTGAGCAACATGTAACTTGGGAAGAATATCAGAAAATTTTAAAAATTCTTGGTCGAGAACCTAACCTTGTAGAACTCGGTATCTTTTCTGCAATGTGGTCAGAACACTGCTCCTACAAATCTTCAAGACCGCATCTTAAAAAGTTTCCAACAAAAGCTCCTTGGGTTGTTCAAGGACCAGGTGAAAATGCTGGAATAATAATGGTAGATGAAGAAAAAGAAATATGTGCAGCTTTTAAGGTTGAATCTCACAACCATCCTTCATTCATAGAACCGTTTCACGGAGCAGCTACTGGTGTTGGAGGAATTTTAAGAGACGTTTTTACAATGGGAGCAAGACCTATAGCTTGTATGGATTCATTAAGATTTGGTGAGCTGAATGACCCAAAAATGAAGTATGTTACAAAAGGAGTTGTATCTGGTATTAGCCACTACGGAAACTGTGTCGGCGTACCAACAGTTGGAGGGGAAGTTTACTTTGATTCCTGTTATCAAACCAATCCTTTAGTTAATGCCTTTGCTCTTGGAATAGTTAAGAAAGACAAAATTTTCTATGCAAGAGCTGCTGGTGTTGGAAATCCTGTGATTTATGTAGGTTCAAAAACAGGAAGAGATGGAATTCATGGAGCAACTATGGCTTCTGAAGAGTTTTCCTCTGAGGAAGAAGTTGAAAAGAAAGTAAATGTTCAAGTAGGTGATCCATTTATGGAAAAACTTCTTATTGAAGCATGTCTTGAAGCAATGAAGAAAGAGGGAATAGTAGCTATTCAAGACATGGGAGCTGCAGGACTTACATCTTCTTCTGTTGAAATGGCAGCTCGTGGAGGAGTAGGGGTTAGATTAGAACTTGATAAAGTACCTACAAGAGAAGAAGGAATGACTCCTTATGAAATCATGCTTTCAGAGTCACAAGAAAGAATGTTAGTAGTATGTGAAAAAGGAAAAGAAGAAGAAATAATGGAAGTATTCAGAAAGTGGAATCTTGATGCCTGTATAATTGGAGAGGTTATAGAAGAACCTGTTATTAGGCTCTTTTGGCATGGAGAAAAAGTAGCAGAATTACCAATAAAAGCTTTAACAGATGAAGCACCTGTTTATTATAGACCTTTCAAAGTACCTAAATACATAAAAGAAAACCGTTCTTATGACCAAAACAAGATCCCAGAGCCTAAGGATTACAACCAGATTGTTAAAGAACTTCTTAACTCTCCAACAATTGCCAGTAAAAGATGGATATATAGACAGTACGATCATATGGTCCAAGTAAACACAGTGGTTTATCCAGGTTCCGATGCAGCTGTTTTAAGAGTTAAGGAAAGTAAAAAAGGTATTGCCATCAGTTCTGACTGCAATTCTCGCTACTGTTATCTCAATCCTTACGAAGGTGGGAAGATAGCTGTTGCAGAAGCAGCAAGAAATGTAGCTTGTTCCGGTGCTATTCCAAGAGCAATAACAGATTGTCTCAATTTTGGAAGTCCTGAGGATCCTGAAATCATGTGGCAGTTCGTAAAGGCAACAGACGGAATGGCAGATGCCTGTAAAGTTCTTGAAACTCCAGTGGTTAGTGGAAACGTAAGTTTTTATAACGAAACTACTACAGAAAACGGCAAAAGAGCTGTCTTTCCAACTCCAACGGTTGTGTGTGTAGGAGTATTAGAAGATGTTGAGAAGAGAATGACCTCTTTCTTTAAAGATGAGGGAGATGTAATAGTGTTGCTTGGAGAAAATATTGGAAATGTCTCAGGTTCGGAATATCAAAAGCTTATAGAGGGAGAGTTTAAAGGTCAGGGACAGACAATAGATCTTGCATTTGAAAAGGCTCTCCAAAAAGCAGTTATTGAAGCTATAGAGAAAGGACTTATAAAAAGTGCTCATGATGTTTCTGAAGGTGGAATAGCTATAAACTTATTTGAATCAGCATTTGAAAAAGAATTAGGATTTGAAGTCGAACTTGAGGACGACTTAAGAACAGATTTTCTTCTTTTTGGAGAAGATCAAAGCAGGATAGTTGTAACAACTTCTGAAGATAAATTAAAAGAACTCCTTCCCTTCTTTGAGAAGAAAGTAGTTCCAGCAAAGAAAATAGGAATAGTAACAAGCTCTGGTAGAGGAATAATTAGACATAAAGGAAAGGAAGTTGTAAATTTAAGTGTTAAAGAATGTAAGGAAATTTACGAAAATTCCCTTGAAAGAAAATTATTAAGTTAG
- the tig gene encoding trigger factor: MAYEVEKRNEVLYAVKISAEPTELEKEVNEICKEIKKTAKIPGFRPGKAPINIIKKYYEETIRDALLRNFVPEKLSEAIKENNLQVISELVVEALDFSLKENKFSTTVLFEVKPAIELKPEDYKGIKATKTIREITDEDVEKVIEGLRNQQAQFNEVDREAREGDLVDIEYETIVKGDEKEEPQKGSVSVILGQNQLWPEIEKEVLGKKAGEEGEVSFTAPEDEKIYGEAAGKEITVKFKISAVKEKILPELNDEFAKKFGFENLEDMKKKIRENLEKSEKEREQEEVEDQIVDELLKKVNIPVPQSMLDLEIRAQAENQLAKLAQFGVDVRQMNPQTLVEMVRPTAEKTVKVKLLLEKVAELEGLEVTDEDLDAEIQKLAEAAFNGDYVQARQSLEERGLLGMIKQDVLRQKALDRLIELAEVEEVPAEKTNKPEE, from the coding sequence ATGGCGTACGAAGTAGAAAAGAGAAATGAAGTTCTTTATGCAGTGAAAATTTCTGCAGAGCCAACAGAGCTAGAAAAAGAAGTTAACGAGATCTGTAAAGAGATCAAGAAAACAGCTAAGATACCAGGTTTTAGACCAGGAAAAGCTCCAATCAACATAATCAAGAAGTATTATGAAGAAACTATAAGAGATGCATTGCTTAGAAACTTTGTTCCAGAAAAACTTTCAGAGGCTATAAAAGAAAATAACCTTCAAGTCATATCTGAGCTTGTGGTTGAGGCACTCGATTTTTCACTTAAAGAAAATAAGTTTTCAACGACTGTTCTTTTTGAGGTTAAACCTGCTATTGAGCTAAAACCTGAAGATTATAAAGGAATAAAAGCTACAAAAACTATTAGAGAAATAACCGATGAAGATGTTGAGAAAGTAATCGAAGGTCTAAGAAACCAACAGGCTCAATTTAACGAAGTAGACAGGGAAGCAAGAGAAGGGGATCTTGTTGATATTGAATATGAAACAATAGTTAAAGGAGATGAAAAGGAAGAACCTCAAAAAGGTTCTGTTTCTGTAATTTTAGGTCAAAATCAGTTATGGCCTGAAATAGAGAAAGAAGTTCTTGGTAAGAAGGCAGGTGAAGAAGGAGAGGTAAGCTTTACTGCTCCAGAGGATGAAAAAATTTACGGAGAAGCTGCTGGAAAGGAAATTACCGTAAAGTTCAAGATAAGTGCTGTTAAGGAGAAAATACTTCCAGAGCTCAACGATGAATTTGCCAAGAAGTTTGGCTTTGAAAACCTTGAGGATATGAAGAAAAAAATTAGAGAAAACCTTGAAAAATCAGAAAAGGAAAGAGAACAGGAGGAAGTAGAAGATCAAATAGTTGATGAGCTTCTAAAGAAAGTGAACATACCTGTTCCTCAATCAATGCTTGACCTTGAAATAAGAGCTCAAGCTGAAAATCAACTGGCAAAACTTGCTCAGTTTGGTGTGGATGTAAGACAGATGAATCCACAAACTCTTGTGGAAATGGTTAGACCTACTGCTGAAAAGACTGTAAAGGTTAAGTTACTTTTAGAAAAAGTTGCTGAGCTTGAAGGATTAGAAGTAACTGATGAAGATCTTGACGCTGAAATTCAAAAACTTGCTGAAGCTGCTTTTAATGGTGATTATGTCCAAGCAAGGCAGTCTCTTGAAGAAAGAGGCCTTCTTGGAATGATTAAACAGGATGTTTTAAGACAAAAGGCCCTTGATAGACTTATTGAACTTGCAGAGGTAGAAGAAGTACCTGCAGAAAAAACTAATAAGCCTGAAGAGTAA
- a CDS encoding argininosuccinate synthase, which translates to MGKRVVLAYSGGLDTSVIVRWLADRGFEVITYTADVGQGEELGEIEEKAKKAGAVEAIIDDIKEEFAREYCLPLMRAGALYEGKYPLLSALSRPLIAKKLVEVAHQKGADYVAHGSTGKGNDQVRFEASVWALDPDIEVLAPVREWEFKSRDEEIEYAKKHGIPVIATKEKPYSYDRNLWGVAIEAGPLEDPYTEPPEDAFVITRSPLEAPDEPEYVEIEFEEGTPVAINGKRYNELWKLIWDLNEIAGKHGYGRVDMVENRLVGIKSREVYESPAGLLLIRAYDELESLVLDRFTYHYKQSHIKHPYAEVVYEALWFTPLREALDAFNNSIAPLVTGKVKFKLFKGSANIVGRISPNSLYIEDLATYSPKDSFDHKAGAAFTKVWSLPLKVMGRVRKERRK; encoded by the coding sequence GTGGGAAAAAGAGTTGTTCTTGCTTATTCAGGCGGTCTTGATACCTCTGTTATTGTTAGATGGTTAGCTGATAGAGGTTTTGAGGTTATTACCTATACTGCAGATGTGGGTCAAGGTGAAGAGTTAGGAGAGATAGAGGAAAAGGCTAAAAAGGCAGGAGCTGTAGAGGCTATTATAGACGACATAAAAGAAGAATTTGCAAGAGAATACTGTCTTCCTTTAATGAGAGCGGGAGCTCTTTACGAAGGTAAGTATCCTCTTCTTTCTGCTCTTTCAAGACCTCTAATTGCCAAGAAACTTGTAGAAGTAGCTCATCAAAAAGGAGCTGACTACGTAGCTCACGGTTCAACTGGAAAGGGTAACGACCAAGTAAGATTTGAAGCTTCTGTATGGGCTCTTGACCCTGACATTGAAGTTCTTGCTCCTGTGAGGGAATGGGAATTTAAATCAAGAGATGAAGAAATTGAATATGCAAAAAAACATGGCATTCCTGTAATTGCAACAAAGGAAAAACCTTACTCGTATGATCGAAATCTTTGGGGAGTGGCAATAGAAGCTGGACCTCTTGAAGACCCTTATACTGAGCCCCCAGAAGATGCTTTTGTGATAACAAGAAGTCCTCTTGAAGCTCCTGACGAACCCGAATATGTTGAAATAGAGTTTGAAGAAGGAACTCCTGTTGCAATTAATGGAAAAAGATACAATGAACTCTGGAAGCTCATATGGGATCTCAACGAAATAGCTGGAAAACATGGCTACGGTAGAGTTGATATGGTTGAAAATAGACTTGTTGGAATTAAATCAAGAGAAGTTTATGAGTCTCCCGCTGGACTTCTTCTAATAAGAGCATACGATGAATTGGAAAGCTTAGTACTTGATAGGTTTACTTACCACTATAAACAATCCCACATCAAACATCCATACGCTGAGGTGGTTTACGAAGCACTTTGGTTTACTCCTTTAAGGGAAGCTCTTGATGCCTTCAATAACTCAATTGCTCCCCTTGTTACTGGAAAGGTTAAATTCAAGTTATTTAAGGGTAGCGCAAATATAGTAGGAAGAATTTCTCCAAACTCTCTTTATATAGAGGATCTTGCTACTTACAGTCCAAAGGACTCTTTTGATCACAAAGCAGGAGCTGCGTTTACAAAGGTGTGGAGTTTACCACTAAAAGTTATGGGAAGAGTAAGAAAGGAAAGGAGGAAATAG
- the tilS gene encoding tRNA lysidine(34) synthetase TilS: MLKDKVENTIKNFSLISENSKVLVALSGGPDSVTLLHILLQLKEKLKIDIAAAHLNHMLRGEESERDENFVKKLCSDWGIPLFTKRENIKEISKGKNIEAVAREVRYRFLEETLKKINGDYIATGHTASDLVETVILNLTKGTGIKGFRGFFPKREKIIRPLFEVTREEIENYIKENNIPFVVDSSNLKTEFERNLIRIEVIPVLKKINPKLEEAVLRNTSILREIEDYINKEVENLLRKYLSKNQFCIPLEKLKKLEPVLRKELLIKVFKTITGRTLSYKKLEFIENVIKKKEYKELKLTRGYVIFKDQENFCIEKENGKEKEYFIEIKEIPSKVETPMGIVEFDLWDGKEEGFLIPYKEAISKGIVVRNRRPGDRLSFKNFSKPLKKVFIEKKIPVKKRNILPIVQVGDKIVWIPGVYKAYINFIPNEKQIVVRLKSGDRGSNTRKFTQKES, translated from the coding sequence ATGTTAAAAGATAAAGTTGAAAATACTATCAAAAATTTTTCTTTGATTTCTGAGAATTCAAAAGTCCTTGTTGCTCTATCTGGAGGTCCTGATTCAGTAACTCTCCTTCACATTCTTTTACAGCTTAAGGAAAAGCTAAAAATTGACATTGCTGCTGCTCATCTTAACCACATGTTAAGAGGAGAAGAATCAGAACGAGACGAAAACTTTGTAAAAAAACTCTGTAGCGATTGGGGGATTCCTCTTTTCACTAAAAGAGAGAATATAAAAGAAATTTCCAAAGGAAAAAATATTGAGGCGGTTGCAAGAGAAGTTAGATATCGATTCCTTGAAGAAACTCTAAAGAAGATAAATGGAGACTACATTGCAACAGGTCATACAGCTTCAGACCTTGTTGAAACAGTTATCCTAAACTTAACAAAGGGAACTGGAATAAAAGGTTTTAGAGGTTTTTTTCCTAAGAGGGAAAAAATTATCCGTCCGCTATTTGAAGTAACAAGGGAAGAAATAGAAAATTACATTAAGGAAAATAATATTCCTTTCGTTGTGGATAGTTCAAACCTTAAAACAGAATTTGAAAGAAACCTAATACGAATAGAGGTAATTCCTGTTCTCAAAAAGATTAATCCTAAGTTAGAAGAAGCTGTACTTAGGAATACTTCCATTTTAAGAGAAATAGAAGACTATATAAATAAAGAAGTTGAAAACTTATTGAGAAAGTATCTATCTAAGAACCAATTTTGCATACCACTGGAAAAATTGAAAAAACTAGAACCTGTACTCAGAAAAGAACTTCTAATAAAAGTTTTTAAAACAATAACCGGTAGAACCTTATCTTATAAAAAGCTTGAATTTATAGAAAATGTAATAAAAAAGAAAGAATACAAAGAGCTGAAACTTACTAGGGGATATGTAATATTTAAAGATCAAGAAAATTTCTGCATCGAAAAGGAAAATGGCAAAGAGAAAGAATACTTTATAGAAATAAAGGAAATTCCTTCTAAGGTAGAAACTCCCATGGGAATAGTTGAGTTCGATTTGTGGGATGGAAAGGAAGAAGGATTTCTCATTCCTTATAAAGAAGCTATAAGTAAAGGAATAGTTGTTAGAAATAGAAGACCAGGGGATAGATTAAGTTTTAAAAACTTTTCAAAACCCCTCAAGAAAGTTTTTATAGAAAAGAAAATTCCTGTTAAAAAAAGAAACATCCTACCTATTGTTCAGGTTGGAGATAAAATTGTATGGATTCCTGGAGTTTACAAGGCATATATTAACTTTATTCCAAATGAAAAGCAGATTGTTGTGAGGCTAAAGAGTGGAGATAGAGGTTCTAATACCAGAAAATTTACTCAGAAAGAGAGTTAG
- the hpt gene encoding hypoxanthine phosphoribosyltransferase: MEIEVLIPENLLRKRVRELAEEISKQFGNSSITVVSVLKGATVFTADLIRYIKNRIELDFIRIKSYRGKEKGELKITLLPELNLKGKQVLIVDDIFDTGESLKRVYDEVMKHSPKTIKSCVLLDKKVKKRVNFRPDFVGFEIPDYFIVGYGLDLNEMYRGLPYIGYFKEGE, encoded by the coding sequence GTGGAGATAGAGGTTCTAATACCAGAAAATTTACTCAGAAAGAGAGTTAGAGAACTTGCTGAGGAAATCTCTAAACAATTTGGAAATAGCTCAATAACAGTAGTTTCAGTCCTTAAAGGAGCTACAGTTTTCACGGCGGATTTAATAAGATACATCAAAAACAGAATTGAATTGGATTTTATTAGAATTAAAAGCTACAGAGGAAAAGAAAAAGGTGAATTAAAGATAACGTTACTTCCTGAGCTAAATCTGAAAGGAAAGCAAGTGCTCATAGTAGATGACATCTTTGATACAGGCGAAAGTCTTAAACGTGTTTACGATGAAGTGATGAAACATTCTCCAAAAACTATAAAAAGTTGTGTTCTTCTTGATAAAAAAGTTAAAAAGAGAGTAAATTTTAGACCAGACTTTGTAGGTTTTGAAATTCCAGACTATTTTATTGTAGGTTACGGTCTTGATCTTAATGAAATGTACAGAGGTTTACCTTATATAGGATACTTTAAAGAAGGAGAGTAA
- the ftsH gene encoding ATP-dependent zinc metalloprotease FtsH, with product MDKLKEIGKSLALWLTIALLIILAFNFFNSEQLKKHTEPFSTFLQQVEKGEVKKVVIQGQKVTGVTKDNKPFETYLPPGYTSVIDKLAEKNVEIQVKPEEGSPWYITVLVSWLPMIFLILLWISMMRQMSMGSNKALSFAKSRAKVFIDNKPKVTFKDVAGIDEVKEEVSEIVDFLKNPKKFQQLGGRIPKGVLLAGAPGTGKTLLAKAIAGEANVPFLSVSGSEFVEMFVGVGASRVRDLFEQAKRHAPCIVFIDEIDAVGRKRGAGFTGGHDEREQTLNQLLVEMDGFESSEGIIVIAATNRPDILDPALLRPGRFDRQIHVPLPDVRGRLEILKIHTKDKPLAEDVDLEVIARSTPGFSGADLANIVNEAALIAARKNHGKITMEDFEEAKDKVTMGIERKSMVLSEEEKVTTAYHEAGHTLIAKLLPNADKVHKVTIIPRGKALGITQQLPEEDRYTYTKDYLLDRLCVLFGGRVAEELALGTISTGAGNDIERATEIAKKMVAEWGMSDTIGPIAVKIREQFGEPAELISEEMKKLIDKEVRKIIQETYERTKELISQNMDKLENLAKALLERETLTGEEIDMAMKGELKSNDMDSTNPPAGSKKERKEEIPPSLNPQLEA from the coding sequence ATGGATAAATTAAAGGAAATTGGTAAAAGCCTTGCGCTGTGGCTGACAATTGCTCTTTTGATTATTTTGGCATTTAACTTTTTCAATTCAGAACAGTTAAAAAAACATACTGAACCGTTTTCAACATTCCTTCAGCAGGTAGAAAAAGGAGAAGTTAAAAAGGTTGTAATTCAAGGCCAAAAAGTAACAGGTGTTACAAAAGATAACAAACCCTTTGAAACTTACCTACCACCTGGTTATACTAGCGTCATAGATAAGCTAGCAGAAAAGAATGTTGAAATTCAAGTAAAGCCAGAAGAAGGCAGTCCGTGGTACATAACCGTTCTTGTTTCTTGGCTTCCAATGATTTTCTTGATTCTTCTTTGGATAAGCATGATGAGACAGATGAGCATGGGAAGTAACAAAGCCCTTTCTTTTGCAAAGAGTAGAGCAAAAGTATTTATCGATAACAAACCAAAAGTAACCTTTAAAGATGTAGCAGGAATTGATGAGGTAAAGGAAGAAGTTTCTGAAATCGTTGACTTTCTTAAAAACCCAAAGAAGTTTCAACAGCTTGGAGGAAGAATTCCCAAAGGAGTTTTACTTGCTGGAGCTCCAGGGACAGGAAAAACTCTTCTTGCTAAGGCAATTGCAGGAGAAGCAAACGTTCCGTTTCTCTCTGTAAGCGGTTCAGAATTTGTTGAAATGTTTGTAGGAGTAGGTGCTTCAAGGGTTAGAGATCTTTTTGAACAGGCAAAAAGACATGCTCCTTGTATTGTTTTTATAGACGAAATTGACGCAGTTGGAAGGAAAAGAGGTGCTGGATTTACAGGAGGACATGACGAAAGGGAACAGACCTTAAATCAGCTTTTAGTAGAAATGGACGGTTTTGAAAGTTCAGAAGGGATAATAGTTATTGCCGCAACTAATAGACCTGACATATTAGATCCAGCACTATTAAGACCAGGAAGATTTGATAGACAGATACATGTTCCACTTCCTGATGTAAGAGGAAGACTAGAAATTCTCAAGATCCATACAAAAGATAAACCTCTTGCAGAAGACGTTGACCTTGAGGTCATTGCCCGTTCAACTCCAGGTTTTTCAGGAGCTGACCTTGCAAACATAGTAAATGAAGCAGCCCTTATCGCTGCAAGAAAGAATCACGGAAAAATTACTATGGAAGACTTTGAAGAAGCAAAGGATAAGGTAACTATGGGAATAGAAAGAAAAAGTATGGTGTTATCAGAAGAGGAAAAAGTTACAACTGCTTATCATGAAGCTGGACACACACTTATTGCAAAGCTTTTACCAAATGCAGATAAAGTTCACAAAGTTACTATCATACCACGAGGGAAAGCTTTAGGTATTACTCAACAACTTCCTGAAGAAGATAGATATACATATACAAAAGATTATCTTCTTGATAGACTATGTGTTTTATTTGGTGGAAGAGTCGCAGAAGAATTAGCACTTGGAACGATTTCTACAGGAGCTGGAAACGATATAGAAAGAGCAACAGAAATTGCTAAGAAAATGGTGGCAGAATGGGGAATGAGCGATACAATTGGCCCTATTGCTGTTAAAATTAGAGAGCAGTTTGGTGAACCTGCAGAACTAATCAGTGAGGAAATGAAAAAACTCATAGATAAAGAGGTAAGGAAAATTATTCAGGAGACTTACGAAAGAACAAAAGAACTCATTTCTCAAAATATGGACAAATTAGAAAATCTTGCCAAAGCTCTTCTTGAGAGAGAAACTCTCACAGGAGAAGAAATTGACATGGCAATGAAAGGTGAATTAAAGTCTAATGATATGGATTCTACTAATCCTCCTGCAGGTTCAAAGAAAGAAAGGAAAGAGGAAATACCACCATCTTTAAATCCACAATTGGAGGCATAA
- the folE gene encoding GTP cyclohydrolase I FolE — protein sequence MAFDRERIEKAVREILIAIGEDPDREGLKDTPKRVAKMYEEILAGYNDSAENHLVLFTEKYDEMIIVRDIPIYSLCEHHMLPFFGKAHVAYIPGEDKVTGLSKLARIVDVYAKRLQLQERMTEQIADAIMEKLGAKGVMVVVEAQHLCMIMRGVKKPGSYTVTSAVKGAMRKEPTRMEALFLIKGR from the coding sequence TTGGCTTTTGATAGAGAAAGAATAGAAAAAGCCGTTAGAGAAATTCTTATTGCTATAGGAGAAGATCCAGATAGAGAAGGACTAAAGGATACTCCAAAAAGAGTAGCAAAGATGTATGAAGAAATTCTTGCTGGTTATAACGACTCTGCAGAAAATCACTTAGTTCTTTTCACCGAAAAATATGATGAGATGATAATTGTTAGAGACATTCCTATCTATTCTTTGTGTGAGCATCATATGCTTCCATTTTTTGGAAAAGCACATGTAGCTTACATTCCAGGAGAGGATAAGGTTACAGGACTTTCCAAGTTAGCTAGAATTGTTGATGTTTATGCTAAAAGGCTTCAACTTCAAGAAAGAATGACCGAGCAAATAGCAGATGCAATAATGGAGAAATTAGGTGCAAAAGGTGTAATGGTTGTTGTTGAAGCACAGCATCTTTGTATGATAATGAGAGGAGTTAAGAAACCTGGCTCTTATACGGTAACAAGTGCTGTCAAGGGAGCAATGAGAAAAGAACCCACAAGAATGGAGGCTCTTTTTCTTATAAAGGGGAGGTAA
- a CDS encoding tetratricopeptide repeat protein: MKRLLVLSFSLMLMSSCGSIFGSSKSSSKVVPPPPPPPEYKPSSKERAEGYYQIGLSYLNIGEIPLALNYLFKAKELKPNDPKIYNAIGVAFIQRGELDRAEKYLRKAIKMKPNFSEGYLNLGIVYEKRGELKRARKYYEKALSNPLYLTPEVAYLRLAMLSLRENQVEKAKEYLVRALKNNLDYIPAYIELAKILENEGKIEEAQEIYLRLVSLYPKVQYPYYRLALIYLKKKKIQHAKALLKKCIKLNPDSDIGIKAKIKLEELDE, encoded by the coding sequence ATGAAACGACTGTTAGTTTTAAGTTTCTCTCTTATGCTAATGTCTTCTTGTGGTTCTATCTTTGGTAGTTCTAAAAGTTCCAGCAAAGTAGTACCTCCACCTCCTCCGCCTCCTGAGTATAAACCTTCCTCAAAAGAAAGAGCAGAAGGTTACTATCAAATAGGTCTTTCATATCTAAATATTGGTGAAATACCGCTTGCTCTTAACTATCTGTTTAAAGCAAAGGAACTTAAACCTAATGATCCTAAGATTTATAATGCAATAGGTGTAGCTTTCATTCAAAGAGGAGAGCTTGACAGGGCAGAAAAGTATTTACGCAAAGCTATTAAGATGAAGCCTAACTTTTCGGAAGGATATTTAAACCTTGGAATTGTTTATGAAAAAAGAGGAGAACTAAAAAGAGCAAGAAAGTATTACGAAAAAGCTCTATCCAATCCACTCTATCTTACACCAGAAGTAGCCTACCTTAGGTTAGCTATGCTGTCTTTAAGAGAAAATCAAGTAGAAAAAGCTAAGGAATACCTTGTTAGAGCTCTTAAGAATAATCTAGACTATATTCCTGCATACATAGAGTTAGCAAAAATCTTGGAAAATGAAGGAAAAATTGAAGAAGCTCAGGAAATATATTTGCGGTTAGTAAGTCTTTATCCAAAAGTACAGTATCCTTATTATAGATTGGCTTTGATTTACTTAAAGAAGAAAAAAATACAGCACGCGAAAGCACTTTTAAAAAAATGTATTAAGTTAAACCCAGATTCTGATATAGGAATAAAAGCAAAAATCAAATTAGAGGAGCTAGATGAGTAA
- a CDS encoding YgaP family membrane protein has protein sequence MAIYRAKTSSWYVERITSFLAGFFVFFSVVLGLYTENKGFFYFTAFVGFMLMFFAITGLCPSSILLHKLGIPSLLEKYCKEEK, from the coding sequence ATGGCAATATACAGAGCAAAAACCAGTAGCTGGTATGTAGAAAGAATTACATCTTTTCTTGCAGGTTTTTTTGTATTTTTCAGCGTTGTTTTAGGCCTTTATACGGAAAATAAAGGATTCTTTTACTTTACGGCATTTGTAGGTTTCATGCTTATGTTTTTTGCTATTACTGGGCTCTGTCCTTCATCTATCTTGCTGCATAAACTTGGTATTCCGTCGCTTTTGGAAAAGTACTGTAAAGAAGAAAAGTAA